One genomic region from Chrysemys picta bellii isolate R12L10 chromosome 18, ASM1138683v2, whole genome shotgun sequence encodes:
- the LOC135976464 gene encoding uncharacterized protein LOC135976464 yields the protein MKATDGRQPFSRLFSWVGEHCRLHTTASMEPAEVKTALMNIVNTSRVLVEFMLSQDQKNEERRQRQRQRSDKHDEDMDTDTDTEFSETTGPGALEIMLLMGQILNMERRFWARETSTDWWDRIVLQVWDDSQWLRNFRMRKGTFMELCDLLSPALKRQNTKMRAALTVEKRVAIALWKLATPDSYRSVGNQFGVGKSTVGAAVMQVAKAITQVLLRKFVTLGNVQAIVDGFAAMGFPNCGGAIDGTHIPILAPEHQATEYINRKGYFSMVLQALVDHKGRFTNINAGWAGRVHDARVFRNTTLFKGLQQGTYFPDQKITVGDVEMPIVILGDPAYPLMPWLMKPYTGSLDRSQELFNYRLSKCRMVVECAFGRLKGRWRSLLTRSDLSQRNLPIVISACCVLHNLCESKGETFMAGWEAEANRLAADYAQPDTRAIRRAHHEAVCIREALKTSFMAGQATV from the coding sequence atgaaagcaacggacggcagacaaccattttcgcgccttttttcctgggtgggtgaacactgcagactccataccacggcaagcatggagcccgctgaggtcaagacagcactcatgaatattgtaaacacctcgcgcgttctcgtggagtttatgctgagccaggaccagaaaaacgaggagaggaggcagcggcagcggcagcgcagcgacaagcatgatgaggacatggacacggacacggatacagaattcagtgaaaccacaggccccggtgctttggagatcatgttgttaatggggcagattctaaacatggaacgccgattctgggcaagggaaacaagcacagactggtgggaccgcatagtgttgcaggtctgggacgattcccagtggctgcggaactttcgcatgcgtaagggcactttcatggaactttgtgacttgctgtcccctgccttgaaacgccagaataccaagatgagagcagccctcacagttgagaagcgcgtggcgatagccctgtggaagcttgcaacgccagacagctaccggtcagtcgggaatcaatttggagtgggaaaatctactgtgggggctgctgtgatgcaagtagccaaagcaatcactcaggtgctgctacgaaagtttgtgactctgggaaatgtgcaggccatagtggatggctttgctgcaatgggattccctaactgtggtggggcgatagacggaacccatatccctatcttggcaccggagcaccaagccaccgagtacataaaccgcaaggggtacttttcaatggtgctgcaagcacttgtggatcacaagggacgtttcaccaacatcaatgcgggctgggcgggaagggttcatgacgctcgcgtcttcaggaacacaactctgtttaaagggctgcagcaagggacttactttccggaccagaaaataaccgttggggatgttgaaatgcccatagttattcttggggacccagcctaccccttaatgccatggctcatgaagccatacacaggcagcctggacaggagtcaggagctgtttaactacaggctaagcaagtgcagaatggtggtagaatgtgcatttggccgtttaaaaggccgctggagatcattattgactcgctctgacctcagccaaagaaatctccccattgttatttctgcttgctgtgtgctccacaatctctgtgaaagtaagggggagacctttatggcagggtgggaggctgaggcaaatcgcctggctgctgattacgcgcagccagacaccagggcgattagaagagcacaccatgaagcggtgtgcatcagagaagctttaaaaaccagtttcatggctggccaggctacagtgtga